GGGCAAAGGAAAGAAAAGCCTAACAACCCCGGTAAACCTCTTTTTTTCAATAAGTACATAAATGGAAATGGAAATAAAACATAGAATATGGCAGCAGGCAACTGAGGAAATAATATAAATTTGGTTGCAAAAACTTCATAAATATCTATTGACATCCACCGCGAAGAAGGTAAAAACCAGATCATTAAATATTTAAAAAATAAACCTGCCTGTGTAAATACTGAAAGTGGATAGGCTAGTTTTACGTTAAAATCAGGATCAATTAATGCCAACCGGGAAAACATAGCCGGAGCACCTAATTCATATGCTGAGCCGTACAGATCTATTTCATTTTTTTTAGCATAGAATACATAAGCCGCAATAAAAGTGCACATTAAAAAATATGGCCAGCTAAACTTCAAAATATTCTTAACGTCTTTTCTTACTAAAATTGCTGACATAAATGCTATGCTCGGCAACATAATGGCATTTTCTTTGCAAAGCACAGACAAGCCATACAACAATGCTGAAACGTATAAAAATAATTTATTTTCAAAAATAATGCTTTTAATAAACAAAAGCAACATGGCTAACGCAAAAAAAGTAGCCATCAGCATACTTCTTTGTGATAAATAAGCTACAGAATATGCAGCAGCTGGGTGCAGGGAAAAAATTAAACTTGCAAAAAACGCGGTATTTTCTAAAGATAAACCTTTGACTTCACTCTTTATTACTTCTTTAAAAAGATATTTTAATAAAATGTACAGAAGGACACCATTACAGGCATGAATAATTGAGTTTCCTAAATGAAGCCATATGACATCATTTCCAAAAGCAACGCGGGTCCATTCAAATGTTGCATAAGGCAGCCATCGTAAAGAAAAATCAAAATATTTATTTAAAAACTGATCATGAACAACGCCATTAAAAAAATAATTATCGTCAAACATAATAGGGTTATTAAAAAACATGAAGTACAAAACAAATGGAATTAGCACTATAAGAAATACATGTATAAAAAAAACATACTTCGTATTGTAATATCTCAATGCCATCCCCTTTATTTTATAAAAAAACCCAGACTTGCCTTATTGCAAGCCTGGGTTTTAGATAAATATTAACGGCAGTATTTAACACTAAGACAAGTACCAGACTGAGCCCAGGTAATTGCTGAGCCTGCGGAATTTAATGTAGGACTTAAAATAGAAGTATATCCACCCGCAGCAGTAGTTCCGGTAAAATTTATAACACCATTCGCTACTGTACCACCAGCAGCGAGACCTGTTGTAGCAGCAGGTGCAGCCGGAATACCCTGTGTACCCGAGTTACACCCTGTAAATGTGCCTAAATCAGCATGGCACAATGCGACAGCTTGCTTATATGAATCAGAAATGCTGAGTACTTCTGAGAATTTAGCTTTTTTAGTGTAATCTTGATAAGACGGAATAGCCACCGCAGCTAAAATACCGATAATTGCCACAACAATCATTAATTCAATCAAAGTAAAACCTTGTTGAATATTCCTCATTTCATACTCCAAATATTTATATTAATAATTAAGCATTTTTAATAATAATTAAATATTTTAAAAAAATGAGCCAGTTATTATCAAACCAGCTCATCTATAAATACCTTATTAGCGGCAGTATTTTACAGACAGACAAGTGCCTGTTTGTGCCCAAGTAATTGCAGATCCTGCTGCATTTAAAGTAGGAGATAAAACAGATGTATATCCACCTGCAGCAGTAGTACCTGTAAATGTAATAACCCCTGCTGAAATGGTGCCGCCAGCAGCAAGCCCCGTTGTAGCCGCAGGCGCAGCCGGAATACCCTGAGTACCCGCATCACACCCCGTAAAAGTGCCTAAATCTGCATGGCACAGTGCTACCGCTTGCTTGTACGAATCAGAAATACTCAGCACTTCAGAGAATTTCGCTTTCTTGGTGTAGTCCTGATAAGAGGGGATCGCCACTGCTGCCAGGATACCGATAATGGCTACAACAATCATCAATTCGATCAGGGTAAAACCCTTTTGCATGTTTTTCATTTCTTGCTCCTAACCTTTGATTTAAAAGCTTTTTTCCCTGAGCACTTGCATGCAAAATATGTTCTTTGCTTGAGTATGACAATGCAATATAGGTGCCTGACGGTGTAGGTTTTAGGGGTAAGCTGATTAACGGTGGGATTAGTCGGCAGACCAACGGTGAGTGCCTTATACTTTGTTGTGTACTGCCTGTTAGGCAGCTGCCGTTGTAGCTCAGTTGGCAGAGCAACTGATTCGTAATCAGTAGGTCGGGTGTTCGATTCACCTCAACGGCACCATCTGATTTAAATAAAAAAGCCCCACCTAGGGCAAATGCCGTTCACTTAAGCCGTTTTGCTTTTGTTCCCCCTTTGAAAAAGGGAGGATTAGGGGGATTTTCCTTTGGTTTTTTGCTTATTTAAGCTCAGCGTCAACTGCAAATCCCCCTAGCCTCCCTTTTTCAA
The genomic region above belongs to Iodobacter fluviatilis and contains:
- a CDS encoding pilin; this encodes MRNIQQGFTLIELMIVVAIIGILAAVAIPSYQDYTKKAKFSEVLSISDSYKQAVALCHADLGTFTGCNSGTQGIPAAPAATTGLAAGGTVANGVINFTGTTAAGGYTSILSPTLNSAGSAITWAQSGTCLSVKYCR
- a CDS encoding tetratricopeptide repeat protein, yielding MFDDNYFFNGVVHDQFLNKYFDFSLRWLPYATFEWTRVAFGNDVIWLHLGNSIIHACNGVLLYILLKYLFKEVIKSEVKGLSLENTAFFASLIFSLHPAAAYSVAYLSQRSMLMATFFALAMLLLFIKSIIFENKLFLYVSALLYGLSVLCKENAIMLPSIAFMSAILVRKDVKNILKFSWPYFLMCTFIAAYVFYAKKNEIDLYGSAYELGAPAMFSRLALIDPDFNVKLAYPLSVFTQAGLFFKYLMIWFLPSSRWMSIDIYEVFATKFILFPQLPAAIFYVLFPFPFMYLLKKRGLPGLLGFSFLCPWIMFFTEFSTIRIQESFVIYRSYIWLVFVSCALPFFLQKLNAKKSIILLSAIAVLMLPLTLQRLVSFSHPLLLWDDAARLLDGKENRPGVERVYHNRGLAFFKERQYISALNDFNKALEIWPQYSFVYNDRGAVYLEMQDYQKALEDFNRSILLKPDYFRPYLGRARVFELQAKPELARDDYIKACTLGLTAACTR
- a CDS encoding pilin, encoding MKNMQKGFTLIELMIVVAIIGILAAVAIPSYQDYTKKAKFSEVLSISDSYKQAVALCHADLGTFTGCDAGTQGIPAAPAATTGLAAGGTISAGVITFTGTTAAGGYTSVLSPTLNAAGSAITWAQTGTCLSVKYCR